A genome region from Cutaneotrichosporon cavernicola HIS019 DNA, chromosome: 5 includes the following:
- a CDS encoding uncharacterized protein (Ras of Complex, Roc, domain of DAPkinase) yields MDEGTELVEAYDYLFKFVIIGESGTGKSCLLYQCIHEMFKENAAHTIGVEFSSRTIRIGDRSVKLQLWDTAGQERFRSVTRSYYRGAAGAILVYDITSRASFANLDRWVQDARALASQHLVLVLVGNKLDREDDREVEYAEGERWAQENGVLFVETSSLTGENVSMPFLLAARAILEGIDAGTIDPDVAGSGVSYGERQLRAVSSSGRLNGMPWRRRRRDSISIREMVGNGSRCNC; encoded by the exons ATGGACGAGGGCACCGAGCTCGTGGAGGCGTATG actACCTCTTCAAATTCGTCATCATTG gcgAATCCGGCACCGGCAAGAGCTGCCTTCTCTACCAATGTATCCACGAGATGT TCAAGGAGAACGCGGCACACAccatcggcgtcgagttCTCAAGCCGCACCATCCGCATAGGCGACCGGAGCGTCAAGCTGCAG ctaTGGGACACTGCGGGGCAGGAACGCTTCCGCTCCGTCACGCGGTCGTACTatcgcggcgcggcgggcgccATCCTCGTATACGACATTACGAGCCGCGCGTCATttgccaacctcgaccgGTGGGTGCAGGATGCACGGGCACTCGCGAGTCAGCACCTCGTACTTGTGCTTGTGGGAAATAAGCTCGAtcgcgaggacgaccgGGAAGTCGAGTATGCTGAGGGCGAACGGTGGGCGCAGGAGAATG gcgtcctcttcgtcgaAACATCCTCGTTGACAGGCGAGAACGTGAGCATGccgttcctcctcgccgcacGCGCCATCCTCGAAGGCATCGACGCAGGTACAATCGACCCCGACGTCGCCGGCAGCGGCGTGTCGTACGGTGAGCGCCAACTGCGCGCCGTATCCTCGAGCGGGCGATTGAACGGCATGCCatggcgccggcggcgacgggaCAGCATCTCGATCCGTGAGATGGTTGGCAACGGGTCGCGGTGTAATTGCTGA